A DNA window from Coffea arabica cultivar ET-39 chromosome 6c, Coffea Arabica ET-39 HiFi, whole genome shotgun sequence contains the following coding sequences:
- the LOC113691608 gene encoding glycosyltransferase-like At2g41451 isoform X2: MAGLHATLRPASSSSSVSSTSSHSRLLLFLSVLLISLATFAFLIQWRGGLPDPITRWPHENDPLGFLAMDLAGPGRSSSSSDACADVLGQSGVASFTYYRNWNFSFGPGSGSKKGPKICITTSTSAGLEQTLPWIYYHKVLGITNFFMFVERKAASKNVSKVLEFIPGVKVIYRTRELEEEQAKSRIWNESWLANFFYKPCNYELFVKQTLNMEMAIVMAREAGMDWIIHLDTDELIYPAGTSHYSVQQLLSEVPEDVDMVVFPNYESSIERDDIKEPFSEVSMFKKNFDHLNKETYFGSYKEATRGNPNYFMTYGNGKSAARIEENLRPNGAHRWHNYMKEPKEIKFEEAAVLHYTYSKFSDLTSRRDRCGCKPTQEDVKRCFMLDFDRNAFIIASTASEAEMHQWYHERVIWTDTALKQKLLKLGILTRIYAPMVIIQGLRESGIFTNVVVSAWSEDTKEKSLSSTKSNNSSGNIGTKGISSRRFGYKESQTTIRKDQKGGRGD, translated from the exons ATGGCGGGTCTTCATGCAACGCTAAGACCCGCTTCTTCTTCGTCGTCTGTATCCTCAACATCGTCACATTCCCGCCTTTTACTATTTCTCTCGGTCCTCTTAATCTCTCTCGCCACCTTTGCTTTTCTTATTCAATGGCGTGGCGGGTTACCCGACCCGATTACCCGATGGCCTCATGAAAATGACCCTCTTGGGTTCCTGGCCATGGACCTTGCCGGACCCGGTCGATCCTCGTCCTCCTCTGATGCATGTGCCGATGTTCTTGGCCAAAGCGGCGTGGCATCGTTCACATATTATAGGAACTGGAATTTCAGTTttggacccggatccggatccaaAAAGGGGCCTAAG ATATGTATCACAACAAGCACTTCTGCTGGCTTAGAGCAGACACTGCCATGGATATATTATCATAAGGTTTTAGGGATAACAAACTTTTTCATGTTTGTGGAGAGGAAAGCTGCATCCAAAAATGTATCAAAAGTTTTAGAGTTCATTCCA GGAGTAAAAGTTATATATAGGACAAGAGAACTAGAAGAAGAACAAGCTAAAAG CCGTATATGGAATGAATCTTGGCTGGCAAACTTCTTCTATAAGCCATGCAATTATGAGTTATTTGTAAAGCAAACGCTTAACATGGAAATGGCTATCGTCATGGCAAGA GAAGCTGGTATGGATTGGATTATACATCTTGATACTGATGAGTTGATATATCCTGCCGGCACCAGCCATTACTCTGTTCAACAGCTGCTGTCAGAAGTACCTGAAGATGTAGATATGGTAGTTTTTCCTAATTAT GAGAGTAGCATTGAACGGGATGATATAAAGGAGCCCTTCAGTGAA GTCTCAATGTTCAAGAAGAATTTTGATCATCTCAACAAAGAAACTTACTTTGGGAGTTACAAGGAAGCAACTCGTGGTAACCCAAATTACTTTATGACTTATGGAAATGGGAAATCAGCTGCTCGTATTGAGGAGAATCTTCGCCCCAATGGAGCTCACAGATGGCATAACTACATGAAGGAACCCAA AGAAATAAAATTTGAGGAGGCTGCCGTTCTACACTATACATACTCCAAGTTTTCAGATTTGACTTCAAGACGTGATCGTTGTGGTTGTAAGCCTACACAGGAAGATGTCAAGCGATGCTTCATGCTGGATTTTGACAGAAAT GCCTTCATAATTGCCTCAACTGCATCAGAAGCAGAAATGCATCAGTG GTACCATGAACGCGTCATATGGACTGATACAGCACTTAAACAAAAACTTCTGAAATTGGGTATCTTGACTCGCATTTATGCTCCGATG GTGATCATACAAGGCTTGCGGGAATCTGGCATTTTTACAAATGTTGTCGTGTCAGCTTGGTCAGAAGATACAAAAGAAAAGAGTTTGTCCTCTACTAAGAGTAATAACTCTTCTGGAAACATTGGGACAAAAGGAATCTCTTCCAGGAGGTTTGGCTACAAGGAATCTCAAACTACAATACGAAAG GATCAGAAAGGGGGGAGAGGGGACTGA
- the LOC140008535 gene encoding DNA-(apurinic or apyrimidinic site) endonuclease, chloroplastic-like isoform X1 encodes MIQAALKLGFQNFLGFTFTSFAVSARNSKFVGLASLRLSAMGSKNARHSKSSASSSSPLSSPAAKLGEPESSPKGGISLDEILEIDLDKVEKMTVQQLRVKLRSVGIPAKGSKNELVSAWKEFVKSKTDGTGYLELDDHESSRKKSNESNSQKAGSLPCREHVMTRSSGTKRTKRKVEESLIGHNKVEINRMGSSAQDEQSIEYPEPIAKRSITTKRKVSSEVINMSSEASNSVHSSGEPWTILTHKKPQKGWVAYNPKIMRPPPLAGDIKHVKLMSWNVNGLRALLKLESLSALQLARREDFDVLCLQETKLQEKDVEAIRHTLLEDYDHSFWTCSVSKLGYSGTAIISRMKPLSVRYGLGISDHDTEGRLVTAEFDNFYLLSGYVPNSGDGLKRLSYRITEWDPCLGNYLKELEKYKPVILTGDLNCAHQEIDIHDPAGNKRSAGFTVEERQSFETNFLNKGFVDTFRRQHPGVVGYTYWGYRHGGRKANKGWRLDYFLVSDCIADKVHDSYILPDVTGSDHCPIGLILKL; translated from the exons ATGATACAAGCTGCTCTCAAATTAGGATTCCAAAATTTCCTAGGTTTCACTTTCACTAG TTTTGCAGTGAGTGCAAGGAATAGTAAATTTGTGGGCTTGGCTTCTTTGAGATTGTCAGCAATGGGGTCTAAAAATGCACGTCATTCTAAATCCTCAGCATCATCATCCTCGCCTTTATCATCACCTGCAGCCAAATTGGGTGAACCT GAAAGTTCTCCTAAGGGTGGCATAAGTCTAGATGAGATTCTTGAAATTGATTTGGATAAAGTAGAGAAAATGACAGTCCAGCAACTCCGAGTTAAACTAAG GAGTGTTGGAATTCCAGCCAAAGGTTCCAAGAATGAACTTGTCTCTGCCTGGAAGGAGTTCGTTAAAAGCAAAACAGATG GCACAGGTTATTTGGAGCTAGATGATCATGAATCTTCTCGAAAGAAGTCCAATGAAAGCAATTCTCAAAAAGCTGGAAGTTTGCCTTGCAGAGAACATGTTATGACTAGAAGCTCTGGAACTAAACGAACTAAGAGAAAGGTAGAAGAAAGCCTTATCGGCCATAACAAAGTTGAAATCAACAGAATGGGATCGAGTGCACAAGATGAGCAATCTATTGAGTATCCTGAGCCAATAG CTAAGAGATCAATTACGACAAAGAGAAAGGTCTCATCAGAAGTCATCAATATGAGTTCTGAAGCATCCAATTCTGTTCATTCCTCTGGAGAACCTTGGACAATTCTCACTCATAAGAAGCCCCAAAAAGGGTGGGTTGcatacaatcccaaaatcaTGCGGCCTCCTCCTCTTGCTGGTGACATTAAGCATGTTAAGCTAATGTCCTGGAATGTAAACGGTTTGAGAGCTCTATTAAAGTTGGAGAGCTTGTCTGCACTGCAACTGGCTAGAAGAGAAGATTTTGATGTTCTGTGCTTGCAAGAGACAAAACTTCAG GAGAAAGATGTTGAGGCAATCAGGCATACTCTTCTTGAAGATTATGACCATAGCTTTTGGACGTGTAGCGTCTCGAAACTTGGGTATTCTGGGACTGCAATCATTTCACGG ATGAAACCACTTTCTGTCAGATATGGTCTGGGCATCTCAGATCACGACACTGAAGGACGCCTTGTGACAGCAGAATTTGACAACTTCTATTTGTTGAGTGGATACGTGCCTAATTCTGGTGATGGTCTGAAGCGACTG TCATACAGAATAACCGAGTGGGATCCGTGTCTTGGTAACTACTTGAAA GAACTAGAAAAATATAAGCCTGTCATATTGACTGGTGATTTGAATTGTGCTCATCAAGAGATTGACATTCATGATCCTGCT GGAAATAAAAGAAGTGCTGGGTTCACAGTTGAAGAAAGACAATCATTTGAGACAAACTTCTTAAATAAGGGCTTCGTGGATACCTTCAGGAGGCAGCATCCTGGTGTTGTTGGCTATACTTATTGGGGGTATAGACATGGTGGACGGAAGGCTAATAAAG GATGGCGGCTGGATTACTTCCTTGTCTCAGACTGTATCGCGGACAAGGTTCACGACTCGTACATTCTCCCAGATGTTACAGGCAGTGATCACTGTCCAATTGGTCTCATTCTTAAGCTCTAG
- the LOC140008535 gene encoding DNA-(apurinic or apyrimidinic site) endonuclease, chloroplastic-like isoform X3 produces the protein MHVILNPQHHHPRLYHHLQPNWVNLSPKGGISLDEILEIDLDKVEKMTVQQLRVKLRSVGIPAKGSKNELVSAWKEFVKSKTDGTGYLELDDHESSRKKSNESNSQKAGSLPCREHVMTRSSGTKRTKRKVEESLIGHNKVEINRMGSSAQDEQSIEYPEPIAKRSITTKRKVSSEVINMSSEASNSVHSSGEPWTILTHKKPQKGWVAYNPKIMRPPPLAGDIKHVKLMSWNVNGLRALLKLESLSALQLARREDFDVLCLQETKLQEKDVEAIRHTLLEDYDHSFWTCSVSKLGYSGTAIISRMKPLSVRYGLGISDHDTEGRLVTAEFDNFYLLSGYVPNSGDGLKRLSYRITEWDPCLGNYLKELEKYKPVILTGDLNCAHQEIDIHDPAGNKRSAGFTVEERQSFETNFLNKGFVDTFRRQHPGVVGYTYWGYRHGGRKANKGWRLDYFLVSDCIADKVHDSYILPDVTGSDHCPIGLILKL, from the exons ATGCACGTCATTCTAAATCCTCAGCATCATCATCCTCGCCTTTATCATCACCTGCAGCCAAATTGGGTGAACCT TTCTCCTAAGGGTGGCATAAGTCTAGATGAGATTCTTGAAATTGATTTGGATAAAGTAGAGAAAATGACAGTCCAGCAACTCCGAGTTAAACTAAG GAGTGTTGGAATTCCAGCCAAAGGTTCCAAGAATGAACTTGTCTCTGCCTGGAAGGAGTTCGTTAAAAGCAAAACAGATG GCACAGGTTATTTGGAGCTAGATGATCATGAATCTTCTCGAAAGAAGTCCAATGAAAGCAATTCTCAAAAAGCTGGAAGTTTGCCTTGCAGAGAACATGTTATGACTAGAAGCTCTGGAACTAAACGAACTAAGAGAAAGGTAGAAGAAAGCCTTATCGGCCATAACAAAGTTGAAATCAACAGAATGGGATCGAGTGCACAAGATGAGCAATCTATTGAGTATCCTGAGCCAATAG CTAAGAGATCAATTACGACAAAGAGAAAGGTCTCATCAGAAGTCATCAATATGAGTTCTGAAGCATCCAATTCTGTTCATTCCTCTGGAGAACCTTGGACAATTCTCACTCATAAGAAGCCCCAAAAAGGGTGGGTTGcatacaatcccaaaatcaTGCGGCCTCCTCCTCTTGCTGGTGACATTAAGCATGTTAAGCTAATGTCCTGGAATGTAAACGGTTTGAGAGCTCTATTAAAGTTGGAGAGCTTGTCTGCACTGCAACTGGCTAGAAGAGAAGATTTTGATGTTCTGTGCTTGCAAGAGACAAAACTTCAG GAGAAAGATGTTGAGGCAATCAGGCATACTCTTCTTGAAGATTATGACCATAGCTTTTGGACGTGTAGCGTCTCGAAACTTGGGTATTCTGGGACTGCAATCATTTCACGG ATGAAACCACTTTCTGTCAGATATGGTCTGGGCATCTCAGATCACGACACTGAAGGACGCCTTGTGACAGCAGAATTTGACAACTTCTATTTGTTGAGTGGATACGTGCCTAATTCTGGTGATGGTCTGAAGCGACTG TCATACAGAATAACCGAGTGGGATCCGTGTCTTGGTAACTACTTGAAA GAACTAGAAAAATATAAGCCTGTCATATTGACTGGTGATTTGAATTGTGCTCATCAAGAGATTGACATTCATGATCCTGCT GGAAATAAAAGAAGTGCTGGGTTCACAGTTGAAGAAAGACAATCATTTGAGACAAACTTCTTAAATAAGGGCTTCGTGGATACCTTCAGGAGGCAGCATCCTGGTGTTGTTGGCTATACTTATTGGGGGTATAGACATGGTGGACGGAAGGCTAATAAAG GATGGCGGCTGGATTACTTCCTTGTCTCAGACTGTATCGCGGACAAGGTTCACGACTCGTACATTCTCCCAGATGTTACAGGCAGTGATCACTGTCCAATTGGTCTCATTCTTAAGCTCTAG
- the LOC113691608 gene encoding glycosyltransferase-like At2g41451 isoform X1, with the protein MAGLHATLRPASSSSSVSSTSSHSRLLLFLSVLLISLATFAFLIQWRGGLPDPITRWPHENDPLGFLAMDLAGPGRSSSSSDACADVLGQSGVASFTYYRNWNFSFGPGSGSKKGPKICITTSTSAGLEQTLPWIYYHKVLGITNFFMFVERKAASKNVSKVLEFIPGVKVIYRTRELEEEQAKSRIWNESWLANFFYKPCNYELFVKQTLNMEMAIVMAREAGMDWIIHLDTDELIYPAGTSHYSVQQLLSEVPEDVDMVVFPNYESSIERDDIKEPFSEVSMFKKNFDHLNKETYFGSYKEATRGNPNYFMTYGNGKSAARIEENLRPNGAHRWHNYMKEPKEIKFEEAAVLHYTYSKFSDLTSRRDRCGCKPTQEDVKRCFMLDFDRNAFIIASTASEAEMHQWYHERVIWTDTALKQKLLKLGILTRIYAPMVIIQGLRESGIFTNVVVSAWSEDTKEKSLSSTKSNNSSGNIGTKGISSRRFGYKESQTTIRKVLNFAGNGSYAIPPQSPPNMDDMHLHTIRKGGEGTELLIDLFHGNPLASCSRGFSQ; encoded by the exons ATGGCGGGTCTTCATGCAACGCTAAGACCCGCTTCTTCTTCGTCGTCTGTATCCTCAACATCGTCACATTCCCGCCTTTTACTATTTCTCTCGGTCCTCTTAATCTCTCTCGCCACCTTTGCTTTTCTTATTCAATGGCGTGGCGGGTTACCCGACCCGATTACCCGATGGCCTCATGAAAATGACCCTCTTGGGTTCCTGGCCATGGACCTTGCCGGACCCGGTCGATCCTCGTCCTCCTCTGATGCATGTGCCGATGTTCTTGGCCAAAGCGGCGTGGCATCGTTCACATATTATAGGAACTGGAATTTCAGTTttggacccggatccggatccaaAAAGGGGCCTAAG ATATGTATCACAACAAGCACTTCTGCTGGCTTAGAGCAGACACTGCCATGGATATATTATCATAAGGTTTTAGGGATAACAAACTTTTTCATGTTTGTGGAGAGGAAAGCTGCATCCAAAAATGTATCAAAAGTTTTAGAGTTCATTCCA GGAGTAAAAGTTATATATAGGACAAGAGAACTAGAAGAAGAACAAGCTAAAAG CCGTATATGGAATGAATCTTGGCTGGCAAACTTCTTCTATAAGCCATGCAATTATGAGTTATTTGTAAAGCAAACGCTTAACATGGAAATGGCTATCGTCATGGCAAGA GAAGCTGGTATGGATTGGATTATACATCTTGATACTGATGAGTTGATATATCCTGCCGGCACCAGCCATTACTCTGTTCAACAGCTGCTGTCAGAAGTACCTGAAGATGTAGATATGGTAGTTTTTCCTAATTAT GAGAGTAGCATTGAACGGGATGATATAAAGGAGCCCTTCAGTGAA GTCTCAATGTTCAAGAAGAATTTTGATCATCTCAACAAAGAAACTTACTTTGGGAGTTACAAGGAAGCAACTCGTGGTAACCCAAATTACTTTATGACTTATGGAAATGGGAAATCAGCTGCTCGTATTGAGGAGAATCTTCGCCCCAATGGAGCTCACAGATGGCATAACTACATGAAGGAACCCAA AGAAATAAAATTTGAGGAGGCTGCCGTTCTACACTATACATACTCCAAGTTTTCAGATTTGACTTCAAGACGTGATCGTTGTGGTTGTAAGCCTACACAGGAAGATGTCAAGCGATGCTTCATGCTGGATTTTGACAGAAAT GCCTTCATAATTGCCTCAACTGCATCAGAAGCAGAAATGCATCAGTG GTACCATGAACGCGTCATATGGACTGATACAGCACTTAAACAAAAACTTCTGAAATTGGGTATCTTGACTCGCATTTATGCTCCGATG GTGATCATACAAGGCTTGCGGGAATCTGGCATTTTTACAAATGTTGTCGTGTCAGCTTGGTCAGAAGATACAAAAGAAAAGAGTTTGTCCTCTACTAAGAGTAATAACTCTTCTGGAAACATTGGGACAAAAGGAATCTCTTCCAGGAGGTTTGGCTACAAGGAATCTCAAACTACAATACGAAAGGTCTTGAACTTTGCAGGAAATGGATCATATGCTATTCCCCCACAATCACCCCCTAACATGGATGATATGCACCTTCATAC GATCAGAAAGGGGGGAGAGGGGACTGAGCTTCTTATTGACCTGTTCCACGGGAACCCTTTAGCATCCTGTTCAAGAGGATTCTCCCAGTGA
- the LOC140008535 gene encoding DNA-(apurinic or apyrimidinic site) endonuclease, chloroplastic-like isoform X2 codes for MGSKNARHSKSSASSSSPLSSPAAKLGEPESSPKGGISLDEILEIDLDKVEKMTVQQLRVKLRSVGIPAKGSKNELVSAWKEFVKSKTDGTGYLELDDHESSRKKSNESNSQKAGSLPCREHVMTRSSGTKRTKRKVEESLIGHNKVEINRMGSSAQDEQSIEYPEPIAKRSITTKRKVSSEVINMSSEASNSVHSSGEPWTILTHKKPQKGWVAYNPKIMRPPPLAGDIKHVKLMSWNVNGLRALLKLESLSALQLARREDFDVLCLQETKLQEKDVEAIRHTLLEDYDHSFWTCSVSKLGYSGTAIISRMKPLSVRYGLGISDHDTEGRLVTAEFDNFYLLSGYVPNSGDGLKRLSYRITEWDPCLGNYLKELEKYKPVILTGDLNCAHQEIDIHDPAGNKRSAGFTVEERQSFETNFLNKGFVDTFRRQHPGVVGYTYWGYRHGGRKANKGWRLDYFLVSDCIADKVHDSYILPDVTGSDHCPIGLILKL; via the exons ATGGGGTCTAAAAATGCACGTCATTCTAAATCCTCAGCATCATCATCCTCGCCTTTATCATCACCTGCAGCCAAATTGGGTGAACCT GAAAGTTCTCCTAAGGGTGGCATAAGTCTAGATGAGATTCTTGAAATTGATTTGGATAAAGTAGAGAAAATGACAGTCCAGCAACTCCGAGTTAAACTAAG GAGTGTTGGAATTCCAGCCAAAGGTTCCAAGAATGAACTTGTCTCTGCCTGGAAGGAGTTCGTTAAAAGCAAAACAGATG GCACAGGTTATTTGGAGCTAGATGATCATGAATCTTCTCGAAAGAAGTCCAATGAAAGCAATTCTCAAAAAGCTGGAAGTTTGCCTTGCAGAGAACATGTTATGACTAGAAGCTCTGGAACTAAACGAACTAAGAGAAAGGTAGAAGAAAGCCTTATCGGCCATAACAAAGTTGAAATCAACAGAATGGGATCGAGTGCACAAGATGAGCAATCTATTGAGTATCCTGAGCCAATAG CTAAGAGATCAATTACGACAAAGAGAAAGGTCTCATCAGAAGTCATCAATATGAGTTCTGAAGCATCCAATTCTGTTCATTCCTCTGGAGAACCTTGGACAATTCTCACTCATAAGAAGCCCCAAAAAGGGTGGGTTGcatacaatcccaaaatcaTGCGGCCTCCTCCTCTTGCTGGTGACATTAAGCATGTTAAGCTAATGTCCTGGAATGTAAACGGTTTGAGAGCTCTATTAAAGTTGGAGAGCTTGTCTGCACTGCAACTGGCTAGAAGAGAAGATTTTGATGTTCTGTGCTTGCAAGAGACAAAACTTCAG GAGAAAGATGTTGAGGCAATCAGGCATACTCTTCTTGAAGATTATGACCATAGCTTTTGGACGTGTAGCGTCTCGAAACTTGGGTATTCTGGGACTGCAATCATTTCACGG ATGAAACCACTTTCTGTCAGATATGGTCTGGGCATCTCAGATCACGACACTGAAGGACGCCTTGTGACAGCAGAATTTGACAACTTCTATTTGTTGAGTGGATACGTGCCTAATTCTGGTGATGGTCTGAAGCGACTG TCATACAGAATAACCGAGTGGGATCCGTGTCTTGGTAACTACTTGAAA GAACTAGAAAAATATAAGCCTGTCATATTGACTGGTGATTTGAATTGTGCTCATCAAGAGATTGACATTCATGATCCTGCT GGAAATAAAAGAAGTGCTGGGTTCACAGTTGAAGAAAGACAATCATTTGAGACAAACTTCTTAAATAAGGGCTTCGTGGATACCTTCAGGAGGCAGCATCCTGGTGTTGTTGGCTATACTTATTGGGGGTATAGACATGGTGGACGGAAGGCTAATAAAG GATGGCGGCTGGATTACTTCCTTGTCTCAGACTGTATCGCGGACAAGGTTCACGACTCGTACATTCTCCCAGATGTTACAGGCAGTGATCACTGTCCAATTGGTCTCATTCTTAAGCTCTAG